TATCCTGAACTTATGAAAAACATTAGAAGAGCTGGTTTTCTAACCAGCCGATTCAGTCACAGGCATGGCCAATTATTCTACAAGGAATTGATCTTATAGGAGTTGCCCAAACGGGAACAGGCAAAACTTTGTCCTATTTAATGCTTGGGTTTATTCATCTCAATAATCAACCAGTATCgagagaggaaaggaatggaCCTGGCATGCTGGTCCTTGCACCCACTAGAGAATTAGCTCTTCAGGTGGAAGCTGAATGTTCTAAGTATTCATACAAAGGTCTTAAAAGTATTTGCATATATGGTGGTGGGAATAGAGATCGACAAATACGAGACATTACCAAAGGAGTAGACATCATTATTGCAACTCCTGGACAACTGAATGATCTGCAAATGAATAAGTTTGTCACCCTACAAAGCGTAACCTACTTAGTCCTAGATGAAGCAGATAAAATGCTAGATCTGGGGTTTGAACACCAGATAATGAAGATTTTATTAGATGTGCGCCCAGACCGCCAGACCATTATGACAAGTGCAACCTGGCCAGATACCATTCGTCAACTTGCTCAATCTTATTTGAAAGAGCCTATGATTGTTTATGTTGGCACTCTGGATCTAGTTGCTGTAAATACAGTGAAGCAAATTGTAATTGTTaccacagaagaagaaaaacgATCTCTTATCCAAGAATTCCTAGAGAGCCTGTCACCCCAAGACAAAGTCCTCATCTTCGTCAGCAGAAAACTTGTCGCTGATGACTTATCCAGTGATTTAGGCATACAAGGTATCCCTGTACAATCACTGCATGGTGACAGAGAACAACATGATCGTGAACAAGCACTAGAGGACTTTAAAATCGGGCAAGTGAAAATATTGATTGCTACCGATTTAGCATCCAGAGGTCTTGATGTTAATGATGTCACCCATGTGTATAATTATGACTTCCCCCGCAATATCAAAGAATACGCACACAGAGTGGGGCGTACTGGAAGAGCAGGGAAGACTGGCATATCGATTACCCTCATGACTCAAAATGATTGGAAGATTGCCACTGAATTGATTAAAATTCTGCAACGAGCAAATCAAAGTGTCCCCAAAGATCTTATAACAATGGCTGAACAATAGAAGTTACATAAGCAAAAAAAAGACgcaggaagaaaatcaaaatctCGTGAAAAACCCAAGGAGTCTTGTTGATATCTACGTTGAAAAGTCGTACTACACTACCTGAAGATTGAAGATATGTTAAAGATCTATAATATTCAAGATACATCAAAAAGTTTTGGAAACATATTAGCAGCTTAAGGACATTTACCCAGTTATTAAATACAAGTTTCCAATGTTGTGTATGTTCCTTAATAAAATCAAAAGTGTTTGAAAAATCAGAGAGTGAGAGATTatgtgggaaaaaattaaatgtgatgtGTTGGTTAAagtctagtgttttttttttatagccttCCATGTCCATCTGTGTCTTCTCTAACAGACTGGGAGCAGACAACAATGGTGCTTTTCCTGCTTTAAAAAGCTGCACTGAATTGAAACATAATTATCATCAAGTTTATCCTGgtcaaaatattctattttcccCCAGTGGTTAGTTCCACAACAACCCCTAAAAATATGTCCATTGTCATTccctaattgaaaaaaaattcattagaaaataaatgctCAGTTGTCTAGTAGATTCCACAATTCTGTTTCTATCACTAACTTTTGGTTAAAACTTCTGTGGAGGTCACTTACCTTCTGAAGGCTTCACTTTCTTCACTAATACATTGGGATGGTTGTAGTAAATAATTTTGGGGTCCCCTTCACCTCTAAATTCTATATTGTAACCAAATTTGTGTAACTCAGCCTTTACTAACACTTTATTTTCTAATCtaggaagaaaaatcacatcCTTGTGTAACAAATTGGAACAATGAAACCCTTTTTAATGACAGGATAGtacattcttcatttttattgatttttgaaatgtgactcacatttatctttatttgcttttcaccatattttatttttcaatttgtctTGAAAAGGTCAAAACTTCATTTATacataatgagaaaaattaatgtgaaagaaaaatatatcttacATACtgggaaaaacattaaaaattcaaccAAATGACACTTTTGCCAtaggaaacaattaaaaagtttttttttcattttacttagagagagagggagaaagtgagcaggagggggagagggggaaaggggcagagagagagagggagagagaatcccaagcaggccccacattcagcccagagcctgacgtggggcttgatcctatgaccctgaggtcatgacccaaactgaaatgaagactcaaccaactgaggcgcctgggtgcccCACTATAGGAAGCAATTTTAGTTGAACTCCGAATTTATAATGTatctcaaatgttttatttagaggCAATACAAATCTTCTCACATTCCAAGAAGTCCTCCCAAAgatgctaaattttaaaattcaatgttTATGAGAACTTAAGAGTTAGTCAAGCCTTACAATctccaacaaattaaaaaaaattaacacaaccATCTTTTTTCCCCAGCATCCCCAGCAGTGACCACAACAAAGTAgtcagaaattaaatgaaataaagaggtAAATACTCTAGGTTAAATCCTAGCTTCAAAGGCTCTTAATATAGGCCTCAATATTTCTTGATAAAATTCATAACAATGGTTAGCATTTTGAGTGTTTGATATACAAAAAGGTGCTTTATCATCTAATTTATAATCTTTATAAAAAACCCACTCAGAAGGTAATCTTACCCCTAATTTTCAAAGAATGGAACAAGATCAGAGAAACTAACTTGCCTAAGGTTACTAAATCTGGTTAAAGAGGAGTTACATGATACATTAACCCAGTTGTGCCTGATTCCAGTATtgacattcttttcattttaatacagTTAATGTGTGCAAGACAATATGCTTTTTTATCTACAGGTTGCCCATACATTCAGATTTAGTGAAACAGAGTGGTATGTGCAGATTTACTCTAATGCAAAAGCAGTCTAGAGCAGAACCTGTGACAGAAACTCAAATGGCCCACTCCCATTCACTGAGAGTAGAAATGATGAATGTTTAGCAAGTCAGAGTATATGTTATTTGTCAGAATTCCTCTTAGGGACAACACTATATTTGTTAGAGAAAAGTGTAACAATTAAACCACTTTGAGATAGCTTCTTCAATCATGTTCaagtaacaacagcaaaaattatCACTCAACATCGACTCGTAAGACAAGGAGACAATGTACATTTCTTCTCAAACAAACAACTGAAAACAAGAGCCGCTGTAGGCGGAAAGGTAAGCATAGACAGAACAGGGGTCCTAAACCAGGGGCATTTTGGGCCCTCCCTCCAGCAGACATTTAACCGTATGTGGAGATAGCACTGGTCTTTTATCAAGGGCTTGGGTGGGAAGGTGTTACTGGCAGCTGGTTGGTAGAGGTCAGGGATACTGTGCAAATACTTTACCATCTACAGGACAGCCCCACCCAACACAGAATTTTTTGGCCCAAAACATTATTAGTACTGAGATGAACAATCCCTAAAGGagcatgaacaaaacaaaacaacaaaaaccagttGCACAGTAACCAAGAAAGGActtcaggagaagaaagagggttttaaatgatatcttttaggaaaagtaagataaaaacaaagagggaggcaaaccataagagactcttaaatagagagtacaaacagggttgctggaggggggttgggtggggggatgggctaaatgggtgaggggcattaaggagggcacttgttgggatgagcgcgggtgctatgtgtaagtgatgaatcactcaattctaccccggaaatcattattacactatatgttaaaagaaaaataagaaaaaaaatgacatgcatTGTGGAGAATAAAAGCCCACAACCTTCCTATTCTTGGCATAATCTGCACTGCACCACGGTTCCCCATCAGGGCCGATTTTGACAATGTTTAGAGACCGATTTGGTTGTCACAGCttaagggaggggaggggtactGGCATCTCCTGGGTTGAGTCCAGCagtgctgctaaacatcccacaCTGCACAGGACCACTCCCCAAAACAAAGAATCACGTAGCCCAAATGTCAATGGTGTCAGAGTTGAGAAACTTCGGAATCAATTAAGCAAAACATCACTCCTCAAATTTGTCTGCAGAGAAACCAAGAAGGGAGTTtagcaaggaaaacaaagggttgtttttttgtgtgtactgTTTAACAGAAAACCCTCCACCAACCTCCCTATGTTTGGTATCACCTATATCAATGATTCTCAGAGTTGATTTGCCCcctaggggacatttggcaatgtctggagacatttttggttgtcccATCCAGGCAGCAAGAttgctattggcatctagtgggtacaAAGTCAGGGataaacatcctataatgcacaggacagcacTAAAACAATGGACTTTTCAGCCCAAAATGTCTATAGTATCGATGTCAAGAAACTGTGATTTCCATCGACTGACAAAAGTTTTGTGAGtgaactgtttttttgtttttttgtttttttggttttttttagaaaCTCAAAGAAATATTGAGTTCTGCATCCACATTGGAACAGAATGAAAGCTGATCACTGACCATGCAGTGACACAGGAGACAAAGTATGAGGATTCAGCCAACCTCAGTTATTCCTGTACAGTGCTTACTATGATGACTCCCAtttagtaggtactcaacaaatatgCCCTGCTTCACCCATCACCCATTATATAATGCTTCTTCACCACAATCCTGGACGCTCTTAGTCACAGCATCTGGAaaaccctttctccttcccttctgccagGTCAAATGAGATTCATGAGTCTGTGTCCAGCCAAAGTGCCACATCTTCCCGAAGATCCTACCTGCTCTCCTCCAATTCAAAACTTTTATAATTCTTATTATCTACCAATAATGTTGATATTTGTACTGTATTAGTTTGCATTCCTGCagagacaattttgaaaaattcaaaataattaacagaaattacactatcaaatatttaaatacactATACAAATGTAACTAACAGTTCAACTAGTTTATCCTGTATGATTGACAAATCATGAGACAACTATCCAGAACTAAATCTGCATAGGAAGCTAGTATAGTGTACAATCAAGGTGGAATCTTCAAGTTAGTAAAGACAGGAAAGTCTATTCCAGAACAAATTTTAacaattcaaaaatacataacacacacacagaccaggACAAATGATCAATCATCAAACTCttactatgaaaataaaatcccCACTAGATTCTTGctttttgtaaaagtaaaataaattgaagctcactcataaaggaaaataatttctgatatgaaagtggaaaaaaaatctaaagatagAAGCAACTAACAATGTAAAAACGAAATGTCAATAATGCCATAAAaggcacaggaaacaaaaataatttaaaatatataaaacagtcaTAGTTACTGATATTTAATATACAGAGATTTTTaccaaggaaaaataaaggctGGGTTCCAAAACAGACATATGggcagaaatggaaaaggcaattcaccaaacacacaaacaagtgAACAATACATGTGAAAAACCACTTAACTTCTTTctaatcaaacaaataaaaattaaaccaatgACATAATGTTTTCCCTAGAAAATCGGgctaggaataaaaaaataagactggaaATACCTAACACTAGTAAGGATGCAGGGAAATAAACACtgataaattaaaatttggtAAAATCATATTCCTTGGAGGAGTAGTTGGGATTATAAAATCAGTGTATGTTTAATTGACTAATGACCCAGTAATAATCATATCTAGACATTTACACTAAGGAGATCATCATATATACATACCAAGATGTACATACAAGGCTATTTGTCACCGGGATGCTTTCAAGaagtaaattaaaactttttttaagtttatttattttgagagagag
This region of Felis catus isolate Fca126 chromosome X, F.catus_Fca126_mat1.0, whole genome shotgun sequence genomic DNA includes:
- the DDX53 gene encoding LOW QUALITY PROTEIN: DEAD box protein 53 (The sequence of the model RefSeq protein was modified relative to this genomic sequence to represent the inferred CDS: inserted 1 base in 1 codon; deleted 1 base in 1 codon; substituted 2 bases at 2 genomic stop codons), yielding MNRISNLGPLSDGARISSAVADIRPASRLEPQCPLTPNIFHCQLWEVQLHIGLEHLYPPWKWTWSKMNTLFGSCVGKRPIPISPLLSNGLGPEKREEPNPRDFRAGRDNRGGASGGGSGSGGSRGRGRSGRGRSCYVEVFGPQEPPLCFKLNNNMIGVVIGRGGSKIKNIQSTTSTKIQIMKGDSEAEVKIFGTKDMKAKAKVAIETLVKTQERSYTSESSVDNAGPQPFVGXDFHTDTTGRQVQPLIEWDQVRAEVVEWEKRKWADLPPIQKNFYVESKATRSMSRVQVIDMWRKENFDVMCDDLKDGEKHPIPNPICKFEDAFQPYPELMKNIRRAGFXNQPIQSQAWPIILQGIDLIGVAQTGTGKTLSYLMLGFIHLNNQPVSREERNGPGMLVLAPTRELALQVEAECSKYSYKGLKSICIYGGGNRDRQIRDITKGVDIIIATPGQLNDLQMNKFVTLQSVTYLVLDEADKMLDLGFEHQIMKILLDVRPDRQTIMTSATWPDTIRQLAQSYLKEPMIVYVGTLDLVAVNTVKQIVIVTTEEEKRSLIQEFLESLSPQDKVLIFVSRKLVADDLSSDLGIQGIPVQSLHGDREQHDREQALEDFKIGQVKILIATDLASRGLDVNDVTHVYNYDFPRNIKEYAHRVGRTGRAGKTGISITLMTQNDWKIATELIKILQRANQSVPKDLITMAEQXKLHKQKKDAGRKSKSREKPKESC